CCCTCTATCCGTCGTGTGTAACCATTTGTCGTGTCTCCCGAGGTCTCGGAACTCGATCTAGGCCCGGGGTGCGTTGCTTTATCCTGCCCGACGATGAGCACATCATTCACTTTTCATAGATCTCGATACGAGCGGTATCTATTCTCGATCACAATCTCGTGCGTCCGTCCCCTACTTCCATTGTCTCATCGGGGAATCGGGGTAGACATTaaccccgattttacccgtacacataGTCATCAAACTAGGTGCGTCAATGATTCGGTTCAaacagttattttataaaatttgtaccataccaattttttgattattctattatgtataaccaaaattatacttttcgaaaccgtcccaataATATCGGTTTCTCTAGACAGTTTTACTgcttaatagcctgtttggccaaacttctaaaatcaacttattttgagaagtgtctTTTCTCAAAAATGCTCTTCTTAGAAGTACTTTTAGAAAGAAAGagtttgtgtttggctagttaacttgaaaagcacttctgagcatcAATTAGTGTTTGGGCAAGCTTTTAAAAAGTGATAtaaagtgtatttttctcaaaagtgtttttcaaaaaagtattttggaggagaagctatttttttctgcttctcctcaaaaacactttttttttcttccaaaagcttggccaaacacttcaacatTGAAAAAAGTGCTTCTATGtttggagaagcttggccaaacaagatATAAATGGTGATGATTAAGAAACATGAAAGATGGTTaaagtatagatccatcaactactcTACAATAatgtaaaagaaactaagcaaagacaaagaaaagataaatcacacgagtagaaagatattaaccaagttgggcctcaagaataaagtctatagaagattaaatattcaaaaagataaatctaatacgaaaggaaacatattcaatacattgtactttgctactcataatcgttacaatactttgtgtcttgctagtgaatatgcttgAAATAATTTAGAGCATGTTTGGCCAtgaaatttttttcactttttcaaaaataaaacagttttttcgaaatcaatgtttggccataaaattttcgattttcacttgaaaatgaattttggaattttttcgaaaatttgaaaaactccaaaaagctattttttaaaattttcactcatatcactcacaaaaattcaaaaacaacccaaaattatattcatgtccaaacacaactctaattttcaaataccatttttacttgaattttttttcaccttttttagaattttacaattcttatgtccaaacgcccacttagttTCAGTaagagtagcataataggtttggtaattaggattttaattttaattacttattggcttgtaaccatttttaaaattccaaggcCCAAGGAAAAATTcaatactttattatttttaaacttaatatataaatatattttctcatATAAAACTATTCAGTACAGTTCGGTttgttttcataaaataaaaaacctaaccTAATTATTGGTACGGTTGTATATTTATATAAGTACCTACGGTTTtgttaaaagaaacctaaaaatcggtctGGTGCGGTACAGTTCGGTCGATTTAGTcagtttttaaatatccattgacacccctaataCTATTTTCTGAACAGTAACTTTTTAACTACTAAGTTATTCACCATTAGACATTATATTTCTACTTAGAGTTGAGCGGAGCTAGAATTTGAATCTTATATCAGAACCGATCACTACTAGAAATTGGCCAAAATCAAATGGCAAAACCGACCGATATCGGTCGGTATTGGTAAAATATGACTGAACAACGACCGATTCGAAGCGGTCGGTAGAGCCAAAAGACCATCacaaccgaccgatttcggtttATCAATTAAATTTTACACCCGACCCAAAAAAAAGGACGGCCGAAAAACTGGTCAACATATTATTTTACCATTAGACCATTGGTGCTTTTTAGTTtaagacttttttttattttatttatactctttaattgcatTTTTAGGCAAAAATAATCGACtatttttggtcgattttggtaaaaaaataaaataaaattatcgaCCGAAATTGATCGGTTTCTTTTATAactaccgaccgatttcggtcaattatctgaatatgtattttaagttattttaaataaaaaattggttgaaattggttgatttatttaaaattaaatttgctcggatgcaaaaataatatttcgtatTTTGGCGCAAAAATAATGATTGGTTtcgcaaaaaaaaaattaaaaagttattTTCAAAAACCGACGGACTAGGAACGATTTTGACCGAATTTCTAATAATGGATGGACCAAGAAAAGTTAGGAACAATTCTTGGGGGGGGGAGAACTTATAATATCTTTTAGCCCGCttggattagctgattgtaaATAGCTGATAAGCTTGAAGTGCTTAAAAGttttttaagtgctgaaactgcTTTTTTAAATAAGCATTTACATGTTTGGATAGAGTGCTGAAACTAGGGGTATCAATGGATATTCGGAAACCGACTAAATCGACCGAACCGTACATCACCgtaccgatttttaggtttcttttaaagaaaccatatttatttttatataaatctattaCCCCCATCGATAATTAggataggttttttattttataaaaataaatcgaaaaaataccgaaccgtaccgaataaattttacatgtggaaaatatatttatatagtaagtttaaaaataacaatgcattttttatttgggacttggaattatgaaaattgTTACAAGTCAACAAGatattaaactcaaaatactaattcttAAAACTTATTATGCTAattctacttaaactaagttatttcaagtttcttcattagcaagacacaaagtattctagttattatgagtagcaaactacattgtattgaatatgttttctttcatataatttagatttatttttttgaatatttaatcttctattgactttattcttgagtctcagcttggttaatatctttccactcgtgtgatttatattttctttgcctttgctTGGTTTCGtttacgttgttgtagaatagttgatggatctatactctagccatcttttattttttttaattcatcatcctttaaacagtaaaaatgtctagagagttttgctaagtcctataaaagaacgtatgttatttcattctacttctactggtgaattttacatgatatttaaaaaaatatcgaaaattaaTCGAATCGTACcgattaggggtgtacaaagaaaaccgataaaccgcaccaaaccgataatccgagtcaaactgGGGGAAaaaatccgatgtgatttggtttgatttggtttggtattggaaaataaaacccaaccataattgatttggtttggttttaactaaaaaattcaaaccgaaaccaaaccaacccgatagtacatttatataatttttaaaaatattttatacatataactatttattgtaatgtaatttataaatatttcttaaacttttttacagttttatcttttaacgtattatttcaagtttagacttaacattcctaaatgataaataaattttatagcccataaatgtagtaactcaaataaagttcaaatcaatagtaatgctaacaaaagaaattcaattcaatactaggaatgatAATAgtattggataattattttagttttacattggtttataatgaaaatgcataacgtagtttatctttttcgttagtgcttagttatgtagttaatattagtacttattagctatacttattttagcatgacctatatagtatttttagattatgttaattttcattatgtcttattaattagcaatatttattttatgtaattttattattttatctttgttattgaatattttagtataatgctatgacttatctcatattattgtgctAGTTTCTTGAAAAACACGTTATATAATTGTATTTTATtaggacttaagaaatatttggagcacaagttacatattttatgttatgaagactttaccggaaaaaattcgaaaacccgaaaaatcccgagaaaaaccgagattgaaaaatccgacaccattggtttggtttgataattgaaatatctgaaccaacccgacctatgtacacccctagtaccgataccgaagaaaaatcgacatgattgggacggtttcgaaaagtctattttggttatacataatagaataaccgaaaaattggtatggtataaattttataaaataactggtcgaaccgaaccattgacacccctagctgaaactgataataagcagTTAATATGTTTGGTATGAGAAGTGTTAATAAGTTATTTTCTTGTTAAAAAGACTAAAATACCTTTAAATTGTTTACAAAAGATTATGAATTAAAAAGTTTCTTTATAGAGAAAATGATAAACAACGAATATGGAATGaagagaaaatttaaaaatttattttgggaaaaatattttataaatttaaaaatattattaaagatAAATTAGTAAAAGTCTTGGTCAAACTAAAAGCGCTTATAAACTGAAAAGTCataagttgggggagaccaactAATGGCTTATGGCTGATAGCTTATGGCTGAttttaacttataagcacttggcttataagcactttggatgtttaccaaacgcgtagaaaAGCCAAAACGTGCTTATAAatcagtttgaccagcttataagcttagccaaacaccctctgtaatggatttgttacttattttAGCCTGCAAAATGCGAGAATGGAGAATTATAGATGAAAACCATATAGACAGAAAAAAGTGAAACCTAAAATTTGCCAAAAGATAAGTACCAAAGTAGTGATTTGCATTTAATGATAAGTGAAAACCATTACGCAACGTAGCTCCAAAGACTTTACCAATGCTTATTAACTTTAAACGGCAAAAACCCAAAAGAATCCTAATGTAACCCAATTCTTCGATTGCAAGAATTTTCATGCCTTTTCTTCTCGTTGCTTCTCATCCCTCTCAATTTTCTGGTCTAGACTCACTAATTTGTTCAAATTTGACTTTAAACTTATAAAGAAGAGAAATCAAAGGTATGAGTATCAGATACTTCTGTTCTTGCGTATGTTAACTAAACATCATTTGATCAACTTTTTAATGTGGTGCCTATGCTCGTTATAGTGATGATTTGCAATTCAtatatttaatttgtttttaatttctttccttttttgagTTGTATGTTTTTAGAAAATTTTAGATAAGCCTTTTGAGAAAAAACCATTAACAAAGCCATAAAGTTAATTTCAGATATGATCGCTATACTTTACCTACTGTAATGTTAGTGTTAGAAAGCTAATTTTACCACATTAAAGTAATTAAATTTTACTGAGGTAACAGTAAAGTTAGGAAATATTATTTTGCGCATTAAACTAATTGGTTTTGGTCTTTGGCAAATATGAAACTAGTTCAACCATGCATCCTTTGACCTCCATTCAAGAATTTTGGTTATCTAGAAGGGATTACTAACACAAGAGAACTCCCCATTTTGACCTTTCTATGTCCTTTGAAAatgaaatcaaaacaaaagaagaCGCGTTTCCTAATGCCCAAAAAATGGTGTCggtttttaataattatatatgtatttatatgtatgcCTGTGTTTTGAAAGAGTATTAGAGCAATAATAAAGTTGTTCTCATAAAATTAGtcattaatgcttgcattatgaTAGGTAGTCTATATTACACTTTTAAAAGTTACTCCTTCCCGAACCCTACTTGAATACAGAATGATTTGTGAGTCGGATTGCCTCGAGTGCCACCATTTTTTGTCAATAAAGAAAAGGTGTTAATGTTATCTTTCTTATCAGCATGCCACACCATTCTTTCCATTTAATTCTATCTTCTTTACtgtttcctttttttaatttttcgtcaactctctccctctctttctctctttttggtCTTTATTGCAGCCTTTCTTGAACCATTCCTAGTCCCTTGCCGCCACCCCTCATGTTTTTCCTCTGTTACAAAATCTTCccacaaaataaaaactaaaacttTCTTTAATTCATCTCAACTAACCTAATTCATCTATAGGAGCAAAAGCAGAAGATTTGAAGATGCAAGAATGGTTGAAGATTACTTTTGTAGCAGTTTCAAGTGGAATTCTTGTTTTAATTATGATCATAATAATTCAGAGAAGATGTTGTCCCCGAAAACGTAGAGATTCAAATTCAGAAAGACCTCAGAATTTGCAAAATGGGATTTCAAAACTTCACACTGTAAGTCTTCATCATCTTGATCGTGATGGTACAAAGAAaacaaattattatgttttcaaacaaGGGACAACATCGGCTAAGAATGTTTTCAATTGGTCTGATCATCCATCTTTAGTAACTGATGCTGTTGAAAATGGATGGTCAAGATTTGCTTTTACAACCTATGCTCCATCTCCATCCGTTCGATCAGCTAGGTCTCTTTTAGGATCATGTGGTGTAGGTGAAAATGGAAGTGAATTGGAAGTTGATATGAATTGGGAAATTTGTCAAGGTTCAGCTGATTTTATGCAAAAAATTAGATTCAATTCTGGGCTTAAAAAACTAAGCAAAAGTTCTAATTTAATGTCAGCTTCTTCTGTTATCAAAACTTCTTTGCCTTTGCCTGGACCCCCTTTAGGAAATTCATCATTTCCACAAGAAGCTTATTTTGAGATTACAATTTTGCCTTATAATCAAGAAGATCGTGAGCTTATGGGAAAAGCAAAGGAGGATAATAttgagaaaattaagcttattAGAGAGGATTCTAATTCAAAAGCCAATTCAGAATCTTTGGTTCATGTTACAAGTAGTCAAAGGCAAAATGGACATAAAAAAATTCAAGAATCAAAGGACAATTTCAGAAGTGATTTCATTGTGTTATCAATTGGGCTTACAAATGGTGGTTCTCTTCCACCTAAGATTCCAGGCAGCTATTCAGGTTCTATTGGATTTAACTCAAATGGTTCTGTTTTTCTTGATGGTAAGTtcctgtttttttcttttttatattccTATGTCCATTTTGCTGTAGCTATAATGCTTAAACAGAGTTCTAGAAGTCAATGTTCAGCACTGAAAAATATTCATAAACTTTTCATAGTGGGCTTTTTTTTTCATAATTCTTTTTACCAAAGGTCACATAAGTAAACTGTCATATGTTTTTAATTGTCTATGATCAACATTGTGGAATGGTAAGGCCACAAACAGAATTGGCCACACTGACAACAATCTCAAAATGTTTAATTTCACGTATACTCACTGAATTTTACCAACAAATAGTAGTAAAGTCACAATTATTTGTTGTCAGTAAATTAATTGAACTTTATCCGATATAATAGAAAATATTAACCACTATAAAAGTAAAGTTACCTAAATGAGTAGGTTTTATCGTTATAGTGGCTAAAGTTTAATGactttactatattttattaggtaaagtttattattttaatgtgacaaaaaatagttttgtaaCTTTACCATTATAGTGTGTTATGTAGAGTCACTTTACTATTATCGCAAATGAAGCTTAATTATAATACGAAAAGAATACTTTTGTAACTTTACTATTATAATGGATAAGCCGAGCGTCTAACAGAAATAATttctctatcctcacaagatagggataaggtctgcgcaCTCTACCAtactcagaccccacttgtggattACACTGAATTTTTTGTTATTGTATTATTATAATGGATAAAGTTCATGACCATACTTGAAATCATTCCCTCAAAGGAAAAAAAACTCAAGTTTTTTTGTCTTGATAATCTGTTGCAGGAATGAAACTGGTGTATGAATCACAAAGAGAAGAGTGGGGAAAAGCAGAAAAGGTAATTGGTTGTGGGTACAATCCAAGCCAAAAGAAGGTGTTTTTCACAGTGGATTCACTACTAGTACACGAAATCCGTTGCAAATCAGAGGAATTTGGAAATCCATTATATCCAACTTTAGCAGCAAATGGTGACATTTTAGTACTAGTAAATCTTGGACAAAGTGTATTCAGATATCCACCAGCAAATTTTCAAAGGACACCAAATCCTTGCTTCATTGGTCCTTTGGCAAATTCTCCAGTTTTGGGATATGAAGACAGTAAAGAACTTTTTTCAATGGGTAGAATTGATGCTCAGTGGCTTAACAGAAGTACTACTACAACAAGAAGCAATAACAATACTGTCAATAGTTTGAAACAAGTATTAGATTATGATATGGAGTCTGAAGGTgatttatttgaaattgttttggATAATAATAGTTCTTCAAGATCTCCTAACCCTTTGTAGCATAAAAAAAGAATCATATTAAACATCATATTTGTACATGTTTTTGGTTTTAATGAGACATTTAGATTGTCGGTTCCAATTTATTATGTGCAGAGGCAGACCTACCCTCATTGTCAATACTGTATATTTTGATTGGCACATTAAAACTCAAAGCTTAGGCAGCTGCATTGGTCGCTTCAGAGGTACAACTTGACTTTTAGTGTAATACTTGGGTTTAATTTCCACTTCAACATTTGCTCAAAGTTTTATTTTATAGTGATTGTCCCACCATTTTCAAAACCTAGGTCCGCCTCAGATTATGTGGATCCGGCAGACCATTAAGGGCACTAAAGAAGATAGTTCCCTGCCTACTGAA
The nucleotide sequence above comes from Nicotiana tabacum cultivar K326 chromosome 12, ASM71507v2, whole genome shotgun sequence. Encoded proteins:
- the LOC107796006 gene encoding uncharacterized protein LOC107796006, which encodes MQEWLKITFVAVSSGILVLIMIIIIQRRCCPRKRRDSNSERPQNLQNGISKLHTVSLHHLDRDGTKKTNYYVFKQGTTSAKNVFNWSDHPSLVTDAVENGWSRFAFTTYAPSPSVRSARSLLGSCGVGENGSELEVDMNWEICQGSADFMQKIRFNSGLKKLSKSSNLMSASSVIKTSLPLPGPPLGNSSFPQEAYFEITILPYNQEDRELMGKAKEDNIEKIKLIREDSNSKANSESLVHVTSSQRQNGHKKIQESKDNFRSDFIVLSIGLTNGGSLPPKIPGSYSGSIGFNSNGSVFLDGMKLVYESQREEWGKAEKVIGCGYNPSQKKVFFTVDSLLVHEIRCKSEEFGNPLYPTLAANGDILVLVNLGQSVFRYPPANFQRTPNPCFIGPLANSPVLGYEDSKELFSMGRIDAQWLNRSTTTTRSNNNTVNSLKQVLDYDMESEGDLFEIVLDNNSSSRSPNPL